From Erigeron canadensis isolate Cc75 chromosome 8, C_canadensis_v1, whole genome shotgun sequence, one genomic window encodes:
- the LOC122609943 gene encoding protein NLP7-like isoform X5 produces MSGGDLIAATSKSKLGDALKSKYKCYGEPDFTTRTNYLTSLQVFGNPDLEEQQKEDDDDEPQSTSFRRQIIKKKITNALMLMSFREPHVLVQFWSPIHVGKRCLLTTLDQPFGLGIVDEGLYQYRSKSEQRVLVVDEEHRDELAPPGRVYCQKLPEWSLDVHSLSTRQCVQDYAACSNIHGYISLPVFEPASGSCVGVLELITSSSYVDYAYEVREVSRALKEENLKSPNVFEDTRLYTQVADERRQYELYEIFMALKMVCEDQKLPLAQTWALAGYSSIVATSGNLEKVCSSFNKRCIGKACMSTSGLPFYVRDLSMWGFHEACKERHLDKRQGVVGRSLSSHGLCFCGDVTNLSEDEYPLGPYARVNAVASSLAVYMKSLETDVEYVIELFLPPHSENEADLESVVKRLLKTVRQQIKNASRVQLGSMSSPQVIGGIPLHWNPESLSATEKGKSPTKSDDEQPLVENEHNDVDVPISKNQSEVAYVEHVEEDNLKFKPSHSAAAVTNKSVVPCLEVGTEILDDNAWKASKKFDNNADKPRKKRKRSEKTISREEISKHYVSRSTLKRICRSHGIPRWPYKNGPDKNDILPKQDQTVVAIHASEEAQIPLIGAFGEPLDRTDITIEHGKHSSTLVPHQQEQTGLLDHAALPDTTIREKYIDNIAVNATENVMIKATYRENTLKFSFNLSDGLVKLEELVATRFQLIVGSFSLKYVDEDGDMILIACDNDLMASLSAFKQPNIQTLIRLLVWPVVNQNPEA; encoded by the exons ATGAGTGGCGGCGATCTGATAGCAGCAACAAGCAAAAGCAAATTAGGGGATGCCTTAAAATCGAAATATAAATGTTACGGTGAACCTGATTTTACAACAAGAACCAACTATTTGACTTCCCTTCAGGTATTTGGGAACCCAGATCTTGAAGAACAACAAAAAGAAGATGACGACGATGAACCTCAATCCACCA GTTTCCGCCGGCAGATTATTAAGAAGAAAATCACAAATGCACTTATGCTAATGAGTTTTCGTGAGCCACATGTGCTTGTTCAGTTTTGGTCGCCTATTCATGTCGGTAAGCGGTGCTTGCTGACAACTTTGGATCAACCTTTTGGTCTTGGTATTGTTGATGAAGGGCTTTACCAGTATAGGTCGAAGTCCGAGCAGCGTGTGTTGGTTGTGGACGAGGAACACAGGGATGAACTAGCTCCCCCTGGTCGTGTTTATTGCCAAAAGTTGCCAGAATGGAGTTTGGACGTACATAGTTTGTCTACCAGACAATGTGTACAAGATTATGCTGCTTGCTCCAATATCCATGGATATATTAGTTTACCTGTATTTGAACCTGCCAGTGGTTCCTGTGTAGGTGTACTCGAACTTATAACATCATCAAGCTACGTTGATTATGCTTATGAGGTTAGAGAAGTTTCGAGAGCATTAAAG GAAGAGAATCTGAAGTCCCCAAACGTGTTTGAGGATACTAGATTATAT ACACAGGTTGCAGATGAAAGAAGACAATATGAACTGTATGAAATTTTTATGGCTTTGAAGATGGTTTGTGAGGATCAGAAGTTACCTCTAGCTCAGACATGGGCTTTGGCTGGATACAGCAGTATTGTGGCCACTTCTGGAAATCTAGAGAAGGTCTGTAGTAGTTTCAATAAAAGATGCATAGGGAAAGCCTGCATGTCAACATCTGGTCTACCATTCTATGTTCGGGACTTGAGCATGTGGGGATTCCATGAAGCCTGCAAAGAGAGACACTTGGACAAAAGGCAAGGAGTTGTTGGGAGGTCATTGTCATCTCATGGTTTATGTTTCTGTGGAGATGTAACGAATCTCAGTGAAGACGAATATCCTCTGGGTCCGTATGCGCGTGTGAATGCGGTAGCTAGTAGTTTAGCTGTCTATATGAAAAGTCTTGAAACGGATGTTGAATATGTTATCGAGTTATTTTTGCCACCGCATAGCGAAAACGAGGCAGATTTAGAAAGTGTGGTAAAAAGATTGCTGAAAACAGTGAGGCAGCAGATTAAGAATGCCTCTAGGGTGCAATTAGGTAGTATGTCATCCCCACAAGTCATTGGGGGAATTCCTCTTCATTGGAACCCCGAATCTTTATCGGCTACCGAAAAAGGTAAGTCACCAACAAAGTCGGATGATGAACAGCCGTTGGTGGAGAATGAACATAATGATGTTGATGTTCCGATTTCAAAGAATCAGAGTGAAGTTGCTTATGTAGAGCATGTGGAAGAGGATAATCTAAAATTTAAGCCGTCTCATTCTGCTGCTGCAGTAACAAACAAGAGTGTTGTTCCTTGTTTGGAGGTAGGGACTGAAATTCTTGATGATAATGCATGGAAAGCAAGTAAAAAGTTTGATAATAATGCTGATAAACCAAGGAAAAAAAGGAAGAGATCAGAGAAGACAATTAGTCGCGAGGAAATCAGCAAACATTACG tTAGCAGATCCACTTTAAAGCGCATTTGCAGGAGTCATGGTATACCAAGGTGGCCATATAAGAACGGCCCTGATAAGAATGATATTCTTCCAAAGCAGGACCAAACAGTTGTAGCCATCCATGCATCCGAAGAAGCACAAATCCCGCTAATTGGTGCTTTTGGTGAACCATTAGATAGAACGGATATAACTATTGAACATGGTAAGCATAGTTCCACACTTGTACCCCATCAACAGGAACAAACAGGTCTGCTTGATCATGCTGCATTGCCTGACACAACCATCAGAGAGAAATATATCGATAATATAGCAGTCAATGCAACGGAAAATGTGATGATTAAGGCAACATACAGAGAGAATACTTTGAAGTTTTCATTCAACCTTTCTGATGGATTGGTAAAGTTGGAGGAGTTGGTTGCAACAAGGTTTCAGCTAATAGTTGGAAGCTTTAGCCTCAAATATGTAGACGAAGATGGTGACATGATATTGATTGCTTGTGATAATGACTTAATGGCTTCACTGAGTGCTTTTAAACAACCAAACATACAAACTCTGATCAGACTATTGGTTTGGCCGGTCGTCAATCAGAACCCTGAAGCCTAG